One genomic region from Rosa rugosa chromosome 1, drRosRugo1.1, whole genome shotgun sequence encodes:
- the LOC133735882 gene encoding uncharacterized protein LOC133735882, which translates to MYLTLLRLAFLKDKGKSIIKSKMIWKHVKREGQVSLFTFNVSNKDRDLLTWLGRNNVHHFPIISSKECPKQDPSSVDSGIAVTYIIKRLSEGLELESTFKKGAMTQQRAHVLGRFLSDNNDG; encoded by the exons ATGTATCTAACACTATTACGCTTGGCATTTTTGAAAGATAAGGGTAAATCAATTATTAAGAGCAAGATGATatggaaacatgtgaaaagagaAGGGCAAGTGAGTCTATTTACGTTCAATGTATCAAACAAAGACAGGGACTTGCTTACCTGGTTGGGAAGGAATAATGTTCATCATTTCCCTATTATTTCAAGCAAGGAATGTCCTAAACAAGATCCTTCCAG TGTGGACAGCGGGATTGCTGTGACGTACATTATCAAGCGATTATCGGAAGGTCTTGAATTAGAGTCTACCTTTAAAAAAGGTGCCATGACTCAGCAGAGAGCACATGTTTTGGGAAGGTTCTTAAGTGACAACAATGACGGTTAG